The DNA region CATTTTTTTCCAACTTAATCCCTGGTTCCTAAAAACGGCGATTCCAAGTGAAGGAACTTTTTCCTCTTTCATTAAGTCTTCTATATATATTTCGTTTGGAAGATTGGTTCTTTTTTTGAGGTTTAATTTTTTAGCATCAAAAATGATTTCTGTTAAGATTGATTTTATTGAAGATAAATCACCTTTGCTGTTTCCATAGGGACTTATAATTGTAATAAAAATTCTACTCTTTAAGTCATGATATATAAAGTTTGAAATTCCCTTTTCTTTACCATAAGTCCAATAAAAATAATCTCCAACAAAAACGCCTTCGCCAAAAGCAATTGGATCTTCAGATATGGAGTCAGATAAAACAGTTTTTTTGATCAAACTGTCTCTGGAAGTTTTTGAGATTAATTTTGGTTTTTTTAATTCCAAACTAAATAGAGATAAATCTTCCGGTGTGGAGTAAATTCCGCTATTTCCTATTAATACTTCATTTGAATCTACGTTTGAATGTTGGAATCCTAGTGGATCAAAAACTTTTTCTTTTAAAAATTTGGAGTAGGTTGATCCAGAAACCTTTTCGATGATGTAAGACAAAAATACATAATCAAGTCGACTGTACTTCCAATATTCACCTGGTGGAAAGGCAGGTTTTAATTTGGATTCTAAAAATATCCTTTTGACATCATCACGTTTTAAGTGATTTTTTTCTGTATCAAAGTTTGGGAGAAATTCTATAATTTTTGGCAAACCAGATGTGTGATGTAATAGATGCCCAATCGTAATTTTAGGATAAGGAAACCATTTGAGATGTTTAGTAACGGGGTCGGTTAAAGAAATTTTTTTTTCTTCTTCCAACATATGAATCACAAAGGAAGTGAAAGTTTTGGTTGATTCACCTAACGGAAAATTATGTTTTTTGTATAATTGTGAATTTTTCCTTTTTTTACCAGGAAAAATGGATTCTCTAAACAGGATATTGTCATCTTGGGAAATGAGGACTACACCCAGGAATCCTTCTTGTTTGATTCTTTTTCGAATTTTTTCTTTCGTTTCTTCTGAGAAAGAGCCTATTTCGGATTCTCCACAGTTTGTAAAAAATAAACTGAAAAGAAAACAAATGAGAATCCGAAAACGCATTTTGCAATTAATCTCTGTTGATTAGACTTGGATGGTATCCTTCTGGCGCTTCAAATCCTAAAAGATCCATCATGGTTGCTGCGACATTGGCGAGACCTTTTTCTTTTATGTTTTGGTTGAGTTGGATTTTTCCCGAAGGATCATATAGTACAAACTGTACGGGATTGAGTGTGTGGCTTGTTTTTGGAACCGGTTTTCCTTCTTTTGAAATTTCAGCAGTACCTTTTTTGGAAAGTTGATACATTTCATCAGCATTCCCATGGTCAGCGGTGATACATAAAATTGTACCAGTTTCATCGCAGATTTTTTTGATACGATCCAAACAAACATCAAGATATTCTAAACTTCGAACAGTGGCATCCATATTTCCGGTATGACCTACCATATCTCCATTTGCATAGTTCACTCTTAAAAAAGGAAATTTGTGTGAAGTGAGAGCAAGTATAAGGTTGTCTGTAATTTCTTTTGCTTTCATCTCAGGTTTCTGGTCAAAAGGAATGATGTCTGATTTTACTTCTTCGTAAGTTTCTAAAGTTTGGTTAAAGTAACCAGATCTATTTCCGTTCCAAAAAAAAGTAACATGGCCGTATTTTTGAGTTTCTGAAAGAGCATATTGTGCCACCCCAGTATTTGCAAAATATTCTCCCATAGTGCGATCAATGGTTGGTGGAGCAACTAAGTATTGTTTGGGGATGAATAGGTCTCCATCATATTGCATCATTCCTGCAAATTCAATTTTTGGAAAACGTTTACGATTGAAATTTGTTAATGATTCCTCTGTAAACGCTCTGGAAATTTCAATGGCTCGGTCACCTCGAAAATTAAAGAACACAACGGAGTCTCCATCTTCTACTTTACCAACAGGTTTTCCATTGGAATCTCCAATCACAAATCCTGGAAGGTATTGGTCGATGACTGATGGGTTTTCTTTTCGAAACGTTTCAATGGCTTCCTTCGCAGTAGCAAAAACGCGGCCTTCTCCCTCAACATGATGATTCCAACCTCTTTCTACCATAGACCAATCAGCATCATATCGATCCATAGTGAGTTCCATTCTTCCCCCACCTGATGCAATCAAAATGTCGATTCCTTTGTTTCTATAGGAATCTAAATATTCTTCAAAAGGGTTTAGATAGTCTAACGCAGATTTTTCGGGAACATCTCTTCCATCTAACAAAATATGGAGACGTATTTTTTTGATATCTTCCTTAATTACATGATCGATGAGTGCTTTTAGATGGTCGATATGACTGTGAACATTTCCATCAGAAAATAGACCAAGAAAATGAAAAGTGGACTTATTTGATTTACAATTGGAAACAGTTTTTTTCCAAATAGGTCCAGTAAACAAACTTCCATTTTCTATCGATTGAGAAACCAATTTGGCACCTTGATCAAAAATTCTTCCAGATCCTAAAACATTATGACCTACTTCTGAGTTGCCCATATCTTCATCACTTGGCATTCCCACCGCAGTTCCATGTGCTTTTAATAATACGGTAGGGTGAGATTTCCAAAGGCCTTTTAATACAGGCATATCTGCTTTCGCTACAGCATTACCATTTTCGTATCCTTTATCTGTAAACCCAACTCCATCTAAGATGATGAGCAAAACTTGTTTGGCTAATGGGCCTTTGGATTGTTTTTTTAGAGTTAACATAGATTAGATTCCCCTGTTTTTTTCCACTTTGAGATTTATTGAAGATTTTGCAACTGGAAGATATCAAAAGGTGTTAGTTCTACGGAACTAGGAACTGGGTTTAAAAGAACATTTCCTAAATTCGAATCGTAAACATAAATTCCTGGTCGATTGAAATCTGTGGATCCAACGAGAAGTTTTCCTTCATTCGTAAGTAATAAACCAGAAAGACTAATTCCTATATTCCCAGGTATTTGTAATAAGGTTCCAATTCGTTCGCCAGTTCTTGGTCGAAAGGCCTGGACTGTTTTTGTAAATCCAGAATCTAGAACAGCTGCAAAACCTAATTCTTCATTTTTGATTTGAAAGGCGAGAATATCTCCACCGGCAGTTTCTTCGGCAAAAAGTCGATTTGGATGAAATTGGCGAGTGTTTAATCTAAAGGCTATGATTCCGGCATCAATTTGAGAAATAAAACCTACACGTCCTACGCACGACATCACCAAATGAGGTTCACCGAACAAATTAATTTTTTGAATTTTGGAACTTGGATTTCTGTAAGGCAGAGTATAAACGGCTTTGATTGAATTTAGGTCCATATCAATTTCTACAAGATATGAATCTGAGTTAGGCGGCAAATATCCTGATACATCATTTCTATCCAATCTTTGTAACAATACAAATAAACTGGATCCTTCCTGAATCATATAAGATGATTCTACTGAACTATCTGGAATTCCCGAGGTTGAAAAAGTTTCTCGAAGTGAAGTAAAGGAAACACCACCTATTTTTGTTCCATTTGTTCTTGAATAAATAGCCAATTCATCTGAATTATATAAACTAATAAAATATTTGTCGTTCCAAACAGAAATGTCTTGTGGATTTTTTCCTTGGCCAACACTAAACTCTTGTTCGGTGATAAATCCAATCTGTGGATTTAATACTTGGATACTGTCACGATTCAATCGATTGACTATAAAAACTCTATCGTTTGTATATCTGCCCACTGCATCTGAATGTATGGGGATGGATGTGGGAAATGTAGTAAACGAGTTTGGTTCAAATGTCTTAAACCTACCTCCACTAGCAAAGTCAGATGTAACAACACCCACGGAAGTGGGAGAAGCCGATAAAAAAAGAAATTGAAAGAAATTAGGTTTTTCAATTTCCAATTGTGCACAATGGAAAGAAAAGAAAAGGATGGGAAATACTCGCAATGCGTATATCCCGCGTAGGGCGTTGTATTTGAAATTCAGATACCTTGCAGCGAATACTCGTAGTGCGTATATCCTGCGTAGGGGGTTGTATTTATCATGAAAGCTATTGGTGGTATTGGACATTAGAATCGGTAGCTCCCTGTAAAATAATAACTGCGGCCAGGTAATGGATATCCGACCAAGTCCTCAACCCGTTTGTCTGTTAGATTACGAACTTCAAATCCTAAAATCAATTCGTTTCCTGTTTCTAAGTTTTTGTAAGGTATATATTGTATGTAGAGGTTCCAAAATTGTCTGGCTGGTAAGTAACCCAGATATTCATTGGTTCTGTCTCTAAAATTGGCACCGATGTATTGGTATTCCAATCCAATTTCTCCATATTCTTTGAAGAATGCGAGGAGTGCACTGCCCTGGCTTTTAGATCGGAGCGGTAAATACTTCCCGTTGAGGGATGGAGATTCCGAATAGTTTTTTGCATCTTGGTAGGTATAATTAAAGTTAAATTTGATTCCTTTATTCCAAATGAAATTATGACTAGTTTCCAAACCTCGAATGAGAGCTTGGTCTACGTTTTCTGGCCTAAGTGTGAATTGCGAATTGGGTAAAAACAATATCATATCATAAATTCTTTTTTGAAAAATGGAAATATCGGATTGAATTTTCCAATTGTTACTTGGTTTTGAATGGAGATAAAATCCAAAATCACCGTTTCGGCTTTGTTCTGGTTTTAATTTAGTGTTCCCAACGATACTTCCACGTTCACCAAATAATTCTAAGAAGGTGGGAATGCGAAAGTCTTTACTAATGTTTGCAAGTGTTCCAAATTCTAAATTTTCTTTTTTGATCCAAACAATTTTAATTCCAAAACTTGGATTGGTGAAAGCTTGTTTTACATAAAATACATCAGTGAGTGGGTCTAAAAGTTGGTTACGAACACTTGTTTCATCTTTTCCAAATCTGTCGGAAAACCGTTCAAATCGTACTTGTGGAACTAAAAAAAGTCGGTTGGAAAAAAGTCTGATTTCGTCTTGAAATGTAGCACTTAAAGTATCTCTACGTTTTTTCGGTTCTTTTCTTTCTGTTTCGTGATTGTATCTTTTTTCGTACCGAGTGAAAAATTCTTGCTCCGTTTGGAAAGAGGTTCGGAGCACTTGATTGTATTCTAATAAATATAATGTGGGTGTGAGTTGAAATCCATATTGGTTTGTTTTTGTATATGAGTTGGGAGTTCCATAACTAAATTCAGATTTAGGATCGAAAAAATCATCTTTAGAAAAGTTACCATAAGTTTTTGTTTCAAGAGTCAGGTTTTGAAAAAGAAATTCGTTTGTTTCCGTAGTGACTGCAGTTGAAAGTTTACTAAAAACTCGTTCTACCGCAACGGTTTGTCTATTGCCTGGACCGGGTAACCCTTGTTTTCTGTGTATGTAATCATTTAGAATGTTTATTTTTGTTTTTCCAAATTCAAGCGAGAGGTTTCCCGTGAATCCGGTTTTTCGAAATTGTGCATTCTTACGTGTGTCAATCGTATCATCGTAAGTATTAAATAAAACAGTTCCTTTGTTATTGAGATAACTAAAGTTTTGGTCAGAAGTTTCCTGGAGAGCCTGTACAAAATAAGATCCACCTGAAAACTGATCCATATGGGTCACTGTGGCTTTGGCAGTTTTAAAACTTCCTCCCATCAAATTGATTCGTGTAATCGGTTTATCTATTTTTGATTTTGAAATTAGATTGATAGAACCTCCGATTGCTGACCCAGAAAATCCTGCGGGAGTACCCGATTTATAAATTTCAATTTTATCTAAATTGTCGAAAGGTAAATCTGCTAAATTGATTTCACCTCCCATAGAATTATTAATAGGAACCCCATTCCAATAGATTTTAGTTTGGTTGGGATTGGTTCCGCGCAATGAGAGAGTGGAATAAGAACCGAGTCCACCGTATTGCCTCACCCGAACTCCTGCTTCTCGGTTTAATACATCGGGCAAACTCGTATATCGAGTGTTTGTTGATGTTAAATCTATTTCTTTCTGAAATCCAGTTGGGTTTTTGGCAAAATTGGAATTTTTTGATTGGTTTTCTACATTGGCTCTAATCTCAACTTCTTTTGTTTCTTTGTTTTGAGCAAGTAACGTAAGGGATGAGAAACATAAAAAAAGTAAAATTGATAATCGGAAATAGGAAACCATGGAGCCGTATTTTCTCGGTACTTGCCAACCTGGAACAGGAAAATTGAGTGTCAATTCCCTAAAGGAAAAAAGCATTGTCCCCATGAAGCATTACGACGTATTCGGCGTGGGAAACGCCCTGGTAGATATCATTGCCTTTATTGATCCCGATTTTTTACAAAAACAAAATATCACGAAAGGTGTGATGACCCTTGTGGATGAATCAAGACAAGGTCAAATTCTTGCAGACCTTCATGATGAAAAAAAAGAACTTCGCTCTGGTGGCAGTGCTGCCAACACCATGATTGCCATTGCAAATTCAGGTGGAACATGTTGTTATACGGGTAAAGTTACCCATGATACTTACGGCGAATTTTATAAAAAAGATATGGAAGATGCAGGTGTACTTTTTGAAACCACTCCTGATAAAAACGGACATACAGGAACTTGTGTGGTTTTAACTACACCAGATGCTGAAAGAACGATGTTAACCAATCTTGCCATTTCTACTTCACTTGGTCCGGATGATATCGATGTAGAAAATCTTAAAAAAAGCAAATTTGTTTATGTCGAAGGTTATTTATGGGATGGAGATTCTACAAAAAAAGCTAGTGAACTTTCTATGAAAGTTGCAAAGGAAAACAATGTAAAAGTTTCTTTTACATATAGTGATCCATTTTGTGTGAATCGTTCCAGAGATGAATTCATCCATCTAACAAAAGAATACGTTGATGTTGTTTTTTGTAATTCTGAAGAAGGATTGGCTCTTAGTGGAGCAAAAACTGCGGAAGATGCTGTTGAGTTTATATCCAAACTTTGTCCTTTAGTATTTATGACTGCTGGTAAAGAAGGTGCTTACGTTGCTGAAAATGGAAAGATCACACTCGTCCCCGGTTTTCCTGTAAAACCAATTGATACAACGGGAGCAGGTGATGCTTTCGCTGCGGGAGTATTGTATGGACTGACGCAAGGATACTCGGCACAAAAGTCTGCCCGTTGGGGAAATTACGTTGCTTCTCGTATTGTTTGTGAAGTGGGCCCACGTTTGTCAGTGCGCCTTATGGGAAGACAAGACGAAATTTTGACTGGGTTTAAAGACGTTTAATTTTAATAGATAAGAATAAAGGTCTTAAATTTTTTTCGAATCTTCCCAAAGGGTTTGAATTTTATCAGCAATTTCAAGAGGGGCAAAGGGTTTTTCGATCACACCAATGCCTCCTCTTTTTTGGTATTCCAAAATTTCATTTTTTAAAACCCTAGATGTTATAAAAGCTACAGGAATCTCTTTAGTTTCTGGAAAAATTTTTAATTCTTCGATAAGTTCCATTCCATTCATACCAGGCATTAGAACATCTAACAAGATTAAGTCGGGCTGTAGGATGATGGCTTTTTGTAGACCTTCTGGTCCAGTTTTTGCAAAACTTATCTGGTAATTCGAGTTAAACTCTAAAGCAATACGAAGAATTTCAACGATATCTTCTTCATCCTCAACAATTAATACATGTTTTAAGGTTGATTCTGTCATTGATTGTATCCAGAAGGAATGAATCCAGGTTTTATGATTGGAAATTCGATAGTAAAAACAGTTCCTTTGTCATCAGAAGTGAAAAATATTTTTCCTTTCATTGCTTCGACAAATCCTTTGGTGATAGAAAGTCCAAGTCCTGAACCACCAACTAATTTATCTTTCGGTGGCGCTCCTTGTGCAAATCTATGAAACAATCTTGGAGCAAAATTCGGATCAATTCCTGGGCCATTGTCTTTGATTAATATTTGTGCATGAGTGTCTGAAGGAACTACCGTAATGTACACTTCCGAAAACTTGGGAGTGTACTTCACTGCATTGGAAATTAGATTTGTAATACAATGATTTAACCTATCTTCATCTACAAAAACAGATGTGGATGGAAAGTTTTGATCATAGTTTAATAAAACATGGTATTGTTCGGCAAAGGTTCTCATTCCATCGACAGAACTTTGAAGGATTTCTTCTAAACGATAGGTTCTGAATTTGAAATTAATATTTCCTGAATCTAAAGCTTCTATATCCAATAAGTCTGTTACAAAACGCACTAATCTTTGTGTATTTTTCCTACAGATATTGAGAAGAGATTTGGTTTGGTTGGAGAGTTCCCCGGCAACACCAGCAAGTAATAAATCGATGGATCCTTTAATGGATGTTAAAGGAGTGCGTAATTCATGGCTTACTAAACTGATAAATTCGTTTTTTAAGGCTTCTGCTTTTTTTCGTTCAGTGATGTTCCTGACGATGGTGAGAACATCATCTTCGCCAGTTTTTGTAAATCGGGCCTCAAAATATTTTTTTCCATCGTAGTCTTCAATGGAATATTCATAAGTTTTGGTTCCACCAGTTTCTAAAACTTGTTCTAAGATGGATTCAATTTCGATGAGTTTTTTGGTTGGAAATAGATTTTCAATTCTTGTGATCCTAACTTCTTTACCTTCGTGAAGCGAATCCCAACCTTTAAAATCGGGAAATTCTTTGTGATCAATTACAGATCCATCTTTACGGATTCCATACAGTTTATCAGGAAGAGAATTTAAGATGGCTTTGTTTTTATTGAGGACTTGGCTGTAATCATCCTTAGCATTTTTTTCAGAAGTAATTTCTGTCGCAATGAGGATGGTAAAATTTTCCTGTGGAAAAACTTGAGTCGCAAACCATCCTTTCGATTGCAAAAAGAACTCATCTGACCGAAATGGTTCTCTATTTTTAATCGCATTTGATAATTGTTTGCCAAAATCGGTTTCGTCCAGGTTCGGAAACAGATCCCAGATGTTTTGCCCTAACATCTGACTGGCGGATTTTTCCACCATACGTTCTGCCGAAGTGTTCACGTAGGTATAATTTAGGTTCTTATCTAAGACAAATACGGCATTTGCACGAGTTTCCAGGATTTTGTCGAAGTATTGGGGGACAAATTTGTGCCAATTCTGTTGCAGAAGTTGCTTTGCATCAAAAAAGCTATCTTCATCCTTGAAAAAGCCTTTGATTTTTTCCAGAAATTCATTCATAGGTGCAGGTATAAGAAAACTAAACCAGAGTTATGATTCAAGTCAGCAATTTATCAAAATTTTACGGTGAAAAACGAGCCATCTCAGGGCTTAATTTCAAATTAGAAAAAGGCGAAATTGTGGGTCTCTTGGGCCTCAATGGCGCCGGAAAAACCACTACCATCCGAATCCTGACAGGGTATTTGATCCCTAGTGCGGGCGATGCTTCCATAGATGGAAAGTCTATCTTTGACTTTCCTTTGGAAGCAAAACAGAAAATCGGATATCTACCTGAAACTCCTCCTCTCTACGAAGATATGACCATTACAGAGTATCTTCAATTTGTAGGTCGGATCAAAAAAATTGAGGAATCAAAACTTGAATCGGAAATTGAAAAAGTTTTGTCTAAAACCAACATTACGGCAGTTAAAGATAAGTTGATTGGAACTTTGTCTTTAGGATTTCGCAAACGTGTTGGAATTGCACAAGCAATACTTGGTGATCCTGAGATTGTGATTATGGACGAACCAATTTCGGGACTAGATCCAAAACAAATTGTCGAAATTCGAAATTTAATTCGAAGTCTCGCAGGTGATCATACAGTTCTGATTTCTAGTCATATCCTTACTGAAATTTATAAAACTTGTGATAAGTTTTTATTTCTACACAAAGGAAGTTTGAAACAAGAACTTTCACTCGGTAGATTGGAAGAAGAAATGAACCGACTTGCTGGATGGGAAGTTGGTCTTTCTGGTAAGAGTGCCGATGAACTGCTTAATTTTATGAAATCAGCGATTGGTGATGGTGATAGTTTGTCTGAGCTAGGAACCAATAAAGAAGAAATTCAATTTTTAGTGCGAACAACAAATCCAAAACGATTCAAAGAATCTTTGTTCTCTAAGGCTTTAGCTAGTGGAATTCAAATTGAATCTTTGAAAAAACAAGAAGTGTCTTTAGAACAAATTTTTATGGAGAAAATATGAACTGGCAAACGGCTGTTTGGATCTATAAAAAAGAATTACGATTATTTTTTGGAACATATATGGGGCCATTGGTTCTCGGCGGAACTGCATTTTTAAATGCACTTTTTGTGATGATTCTAAACTTTAATGGAACTGCAAATTATGAAATTGCAACTTACATCACTTTCATTTCCTTTATGACAACCATTCTCATCGCCATGGTCATCATATCTATGGGATCGATTGTTGAAGAACGAAACAAAGGAACTTTGGAATTACTTTTTACTTCCCCTGTTACCGATTTGGAAATTGTTTTTGGTAAATTTCTTTTTGGTGTCACGGTTTGTGGAATCATTACCGTTTTTATCAATGGACTTTTTCCATTGTTGTTATATTCATTTTGGAAAGCTCCGTTTTATATGGTAGCATCCGGTAGTGTCGGAGTATTTTTGTTAGGTGTCTTTACTTTTACGATCGGAATGTTTGGATCAAGCCTCGGCAAAAACCAAATGATTTCACTTTTAATTTCGGTTTTGATTATTTTGACACTTTGGGTTGTGGGATATTTTTCACATCTTTTCCAAGCAACAACTAGAAAGGTTCTCTTTCACTTACATATTTTTTCCCACTTTGCTGCTTTTGCGAAAGGTGTAGTTCCTTTGACGGGGATAGTGTTTTTCTTAAGCGGAACATTTTTGTTTTTATATCTTACCGTAAAGGTTCTGGAATCCAGGAGATGGAGGGGGTAGATCATGTTTTTAACTGCAGATAGAATTTTACCGTTTATTAGTTTACTTTCACTTTTCGCCTATTTCTTGTTTGATGGGATGGTTGTGGATCCCAAAAGAAGAATTATTTTCCTTGGCGTTATCTTTTTATTTTTAGCTTTTGATACCATCATTCGAGCCTTCTCTAAAGGTTTGCGTAAAGAAGACCAAAACCGCTATATCGCTGCCGGATTTGGGATTGGTGCCTTTTTGTTGTCTGTTTTACGTGATTTTTTAGATCTAAAACCGGTAGCTGGATTCAATGAAGAAGTCAGTGCCATTCCAAAGGTAAGAGAATTTCTTTTACTTTGCGTAGTCCTTCTTTCGATCGTATTTTTACTCCAAGTGGTTTTACTTGAAATTGGAAAATCATCCTTAGAAGCACAAAGTAATTTAGCAAAATCCAAAAATTCCCTACTACAAAATGCAGTTCTTGGATTTTTGTTTGTTCTTCCAATCATCGTTGCTGTTAACTATTTTGCTATCAAACGTAACTATAACTTTGATTTGAGTAGCCAGGGTAAATTTTCTCTTTCTCAAATTTCCCGAAATCTTATCAAACCAATCACAAAAGATATTACGATCACTGCATTTTATCCTCGTCCTTTGGAAGCGGATGGGCCAGCAAACGGAGATAAGTTGGCTGCATTTGCTCTCACTCGAGTTCGTCCGGATATTGAAATCCTTTTGGATCAAATCAAAGCAGAAAATTCACATATAACCGTTCAGTTTATCAATGCGGATGTAGAAGTTGATTTGTTAAAAGAGTTTGGACAGGTTTCTAATGGAACTATTTTTGTCCGTTCCCAGAAACAATCTTTACTCACATCGGGGACTCCTTTTGCAGAAGAAAGGGTAATTGCCAAAGAAACTAAAGATTTGGAAGACTTGGAACGTAAGTTAGTTGGCGCCCTTCTAAATGTCACTACGGAACAGAAAAAAGTATATTTTACCGTTTCCAATGGAGAAAGGTATGGAATGTCCTTTAAGGCACTTCCCAATGAACAAGTAAACCGGTTTGTTTCTTCTTTACAATTTTTAAATTTTAAAGTAGCGGAACTTGGATTTGCACAAGGTTGGCCTTCCAAATTGCCAGAAGATGCAGAAATGTTAGTGGTTCTTGGGCCTACTGTTCCATTTTCCAAAGAAGCAAAAGACGAAATTACTAAATTTGTTTTGGAAAAAAATGGCAAACTTCTCATCACCATGGAACCGAAAGGAAACGAAGATTTCGGGTGGTTACTGACAACGGCTGGCCTGAAATTCAAATCTACTCAGCTCATTGAAAGAGAAGAAAAACCGGGGTTTGTTGTGGCTAAACGTTTTCCAGACAACAGGCTCACTGATTTACTTCAGAAAAAAGATATGGGAATTCTTTTTCCTTACAGTGGTTATTTGGAAACAGATGCTACCATTCCATCTCCCTATGTTTTTAAATCAGAAACTTTGTTAGAATCTGGATTCGAAGCTTATACAGATGAAAATAAAAATGGAAAACTAGATCCTAACGAAAAACGTGAAAGTAAAATTCTTTCCGTTGTTTTAACACCCATGTCACTTGTGAGTGAAAAATCAGGAAAAATTATTTTACATACTGGTACTTCTTGGATTACTGATCAGTTCATTCCGTACGCGATGAACTCTCAGTTTTCCACTGTGTCCATCACAGGTTTATTCCAAGACACTGCTGTTGCAGAAATTCCACTTAAAAAAGAAGAACTTGATACCATTTCCCTTTCCGACAATCAAAAGTTAGTTGCATGGGTGATTGGAGTGTTTTTGTTCCCTGGATTCATTCTGGCAGCGGGATCCTACTTTGTCTATGTTCGCCGAAAAAGTTCTATGATTGAAGTATGAAACAGAAAATTAGTTTAGTAGTCCTTGCCTTTGTTGGGTTGTTTTTACTTTTCTACTGGATGGAAGACCATCCAGAGAACATTTCTGAGACAAATTTTTGGAAAGAAGATTGGAAGTCCATTCAATACATTCCACCGAAAGAAGATTGGTGTGGTGTTATGGAGCCAAAGTTTGCTGATGAAACTATGGTGTTTCGTAAAATTCCTCGTGGATGGAACTTAACTCCAGTTTATACAGTATCATCCATAAAAAA from Leptospira noumeaensis includes:
- a CDS encoding PAS domain-containing sensor histidine kinase — encoded protein: MNEFLEKIKGFFKDEDSFFDAKQLLQQNWHKFVPQYFDKILETRANAVFVLDKNLNYTYVNTSAERMVEKSASQMLGQNIWDLFPNLDETDFGKQLSNAIKNREPFRSDEFFLQSKGWFATQVFPQENFTILIATEITSEKNAKDDYSQVLNKNKAILNSLPDKLYGIRKDGSVIDHKEFPDFKGWDSLHEGKEVRITRIENLFPTKKLIEIESILEQVLETGGTKTYEYSIEDYDGKKYFEARFTKTGEDDVLTIVRNITERKKAEALKNEFISLVSHELRTPLTSIKGSIDLLLAGVAGELSNQTKSLLNICRKNTQRLVRFVTDLLDIEALDSGNINFKFRTYRLEEILQSSVDGMRTFAEQYHVLLNYDQNFPSTSVFVDEDRLNHCITNLISNAVKYTPKFSEVYITVVPSDTHAQILIKDNGPGIDPNFAPRLFHRFAQGAPPKDKLVGGSGLGLSITKGFVEAMKGKIFFTSDDKGTVFTIEFPIIKPGFIPSGYNQ
- a CDS encoding ABC transporter ATP-binding protein, which translates into the protein MIQVSNLSKFYGEKRAISGLNFKLEKGEIVGLLGLNGAGKTTTIRILTGYLIPSAGDASIDGKSIFDFPLEAKQKIGYLPETPPLYEDMTITEYLQFVGRIKKIEESKLESEIEKVLSKTNITAVKDKLIGTLSLGFRKRVGIAQAILGDPEIVIMDEPISGLDPKQIVEIRNLIRSLAGDHTVLISSHILTEIYKTCDKFLFLHKGSLKQELSLGRLEEEMNRLAGWEVGLSGKSADELLNFMKSAIGDGDSLSELGTNKEEIQFLVRTTNPKRFKESLFSKALASGIQIESLKKQEVSLEQIFMEKI
- a CDS encoding ABC transporter permease, which translates into the protein MNWQTAVWIYKKELRLFFGTYMGPLVLGGTAFLNALFVMILNFNGTANYEIATYITFISFMTTILIAMVIISMGSIVEERNKGTLELLFTSPVTDLEIVFGKFLFGVTVCGIITVFINGLFPLLLYSFWKAPFYMVASGSVGVFLLGVFTFTIGMFGSSLGKNQMISLLISVLIILTLWVVGYFSHLFQATTRKVLFHLHIFSHFAAFAKGVVPLTGIVFFLSGTFLFLYLTVKVLESRRWRG
- a CDS encoding Gldg family protein, whose amino-acid sequence is MFLTADRILPFISLLSLFAYFLFDGMVVDPKRRIIFLGVIFLFLAFDTIIRAFSKGLRKEDQNRYIAAGFGIGAFLLSVLRDFLDLKPVAGFNEEVSAIPKVREFLLLCVVLLSIVFLLQVVLLEIGKSSLEAQSNLAKSKNSLLQNAVLGFLFVLPIIVAVNYFAIKRNYNFDLSSQGKFSLSQISRNLIKPITKDITITAFYPRPLEADGPANGDKLAAFALTRVRPDIEILLDQIKAENSHITVQFINADVEVDLLKEFGQVSNGTIFVRSQKQSLLTSGTPFAEERVIAKETKDLEDLERKLVGALLNVTTEQKKVYFTVSNGERYGMSFKALPNEQVNRFVSSLQFLNFKVAELGFAQGWPSKLPEDAEMLVVLGPTVPFSKEAKDEITKFVLEKNGKLLITMEPKGNEDFGWLLTTAGLKFKSTQLIEREEKPGFVVAKRFPDNRLTDLLQKKDMGILFPYSGYLETDATIPSPYVFKSETLLESGFEAYTDENKNGKLDPNEKRESKILSVVLTPMSLVSEKSGKIILHTGTSWITDQFIPYAMNSQFSTVSITGLFQDTAVAEIPLKKEELDTISLSDNQKLVAWVIGVFLFPGFILAAGSYFVYVRRKSSMIEV